Part of the Nicotiana sylvestris chromosome 2, ASM39365v2, whole genome shotgun sequence genome, gCTGTTCGTACAGAAATACCAAAGCCGGGATGTGgccggatagtgctgaccagtgggcgaactcaaaattgccccaatcccaacaccttttgcattcacagctccgtcgaagaacattttccaagcattggtgtcttctggaAATACCTCAACTAAATTTACTTCCTCTTccggaaagtaagtactcaagggttgatattcatcatcaacaggattctcgtcTAGGTGATCCACCAAGGCTtgagctttcattgccgtgcgggtgacatagacaatgtcaaactcagtaagcaggatttgccactttgctAACCTTCATGTGGGCGTCagtttttggaatatgtacttcagggGGTCCAATCTAGTTATGAGATAtgtggtgtaggccaacaagtaatgcctaagcttctgagcgacctACATTAGAGCGCAACAAGTAATGCTGTATGGTGGGCCCGGCTGGGACTGGGatcggaccgggcccgcggtcctaacgggctaaACGGGCCTGGCGGGCCGGTCCTGGTGTGCCGGTCCTAAATGGTGCAAAAAGCCCGAGGCaggccgggtcacataaaatagcccacgagcccgagaccgctaagcccgggaccggctggcgggcctgggccggtcttaCCGGGCCTAACGGGCCTCTAACGgctactttaattttttttttttaaaaataacaacgGTCAAAAATTAAAAAAGTAGCCGTTGGGCTGCAATTTTGAGCGTTTGGAACTtttaaaaatagccatttggcccccaaactttatataattacactttttcccaattcacaattataaataccccctcattctttcatttttactcaccaattcatcaatctctctcaatctctctactataattgcttattttattgttgaaatttcgtgaaaaattgtgaagttggtgaattgaagtattcaagtcttcaacgattttcaattttcaagaagttgttcggcaattcggtaaactcgtttcaactcttaagttttaagaatatatttttgtgtgttttagtttgcataattgtaATTAATATGACATCTTTGATAAAAATGTTTGGTGGTAAGGGAAAAGCTAAAactggtgaaagtagtggccaacctactacccttcccccggctccctgacccagacctggtagacgtcctgctgcccctattattcttgatagtgataacccttgttttcaattttccgatagtcaattttgccataatgttgcaccaggtgaaaatttagatgatgaaactatgaatgctctttatcctaatcaaactatctttgaaaatgatgaggaaaatgaggatgaagatgaaacccaaccggatttagatgatacacctactagtccttttaataacccaactgatgtaccgcccgacccacctgtagaaacccctagttttaatagacaacctcctaaacgcctagaaacatcattagtttggaatttttttactcaagtaagagaacaaaataaggctaagtgtaaaacatgtgggaaattactggcgcataaatatactAGAGACCGTAGCgacacgggtagtttgactaggcacataaaaacacaccctagagataaagttagatatttacaaatgaaagcgcagctagaggggacacgtgtagattctgatgttaaccctagtacaggttcaaatctagttcaaccaggaattaacactgtgaccggaggtattttatattacgatccaaatagagatcgtgaagaattagcaaagatggttaccgttatgtgcttaccctattcttttccttctaatcctaattgggtgcattatattagaagagtttttaatcctacttataaaggttggcctcgcgcaacagttaagagcgatatttataaatataaacatgaatatgaacaatatttgcggtatttatttactcatataactaatcggatttctattactactgatattggtagaagtggtaatgattgtgattatctaactgttacaagtcattggatagatgaggagtggacaatgcaaaaacgcattattgcgtatagaataattaattcatgtcacacaggtaagtttatagctaacactgttgcagatatttgtagatatttttgctttagagataaaataatggcaatttctatggataatgcttctagtaacactagtgctataggcatacttacaacaacactaaatcctgcatttaggaatatattccatgttagatgtatttgtcatatttatcatttaattgtcggtgatggtatgcgaattttaaatttagaaattgaaaaggttagaatggctcttaattggcttttttattcaaaccgtagaagtagactaagagaatattttaaaaaatgtgatgaatatggccttagagaaagaaaggttcctaaagcttgcccgactagatggaattgtatgtacgaaagtttagtagttgcatataaatatagaaacccaattaatgcaacgtttaatgctcgggtaggtggtgaggatgatgatgaaatgcttactactcaagattggacgaatgttaaaattcttatagattttttagaacattttcaaattgctacaaatgcattttctgggcaatattatcctactatttcaaactgtttagtttatattgcagcactatgtgatttgtttgttgaattttcggagggtgaggaaatttatcaacttgctataaatgaaatgaaagaaaagttttaaaaatattttttccctatccctcctatttatggtgttgctgcaatgttaaatcctacaatgaaattaggacgtcctcatttttggtactcaaatatttataaggttttagatctttcaaatgaggaatttTCTACACTTgaagatgcaaaagcctcaattaaaattaatgctcaaacaatttataatgattatcaacttaccttagagcatgctaggacaaatgttccaacccctacttcgtctagttcacaatcgtctaaaagagctgcGGGCTTAAAAACACTTAAATcctggacggagttcaggggttctcaaggtgataattatgatgaaacttcacatctaaatgagcttcaagtttatttgtcgcaaggacttgaaaaggagaatccagacggcacttttgatcttttggaatggtggaaggcaagggaaaaacattttccggttcttgcaaggatggctcgggatattttatctattcaagcttcaactgttgcatcagagagcgctttcagtcaagcaagacttcaaataggtgatcatagagcgtctatgagggagagcttggaaaaatctgtactgttcagagattggatccgctcggaaagaagaaactttggaattgcggaatcacaaccggcgatagatgaagcttatgaagaaatgatggcggaacttgcggaggatgctgcttcgcccggaagtggtgatgaacaagcttcttttccaccaccaccaacgcaacctcctctgaaccttgaaggatttatgagatttgttagagatacaatgtagattatggtgtaaCTTGTACTTTGACAcatcttcttttaattttttcccttttaatggtggtattagtaccttgttgtgctcattccattgggggaggaagactaagaaagatatgtcatttttggtaataaaaattataagacatgcccttgaatatctttttgcaatatttttttgtctttaacttgcaattatttataagctataatatatatacataacatacaatatatactacaagaaaatatataa contains:
- the LOC138885793 gene encoding uncharacterized protein; the protein is MKAQALVDHLDENPVDDEYQPLSTYFPEEEVNLVEVFPEDTNAWKMFFDGAVNAKGVGIGAILSSPTGQHYPATSRLWYFCTNSTAEYEACIMGMNTAVDHDVEELLIMGDSDLIIRQAQGEWEIQDIKLIPYRQSCERS